A single Leguminivora glycinivorella isolate SPB_JAAS2020 chromosome 25, LegGlyc_1.1, whole genome shotgun sequence DNA region contains:
- the LOC125239536 gene encoding uncharacterized protein LOC125239536, with protein sequence METSAESGSMSPARVKLEPETDQSEMSIVKEEAVFLDEEERVKEEWSDSTAGRGVSEAAMLADLYIEHEVKDELVLGPERPHRPVVAPAALYNRVAASALVSPAAVSGVRRSCSVRLERLLVDAARRTCRVARRTYKLRAAEPAHTPSAIATEYQCHHCGKRFRNNLDALCVRGLSGGIRSACRGASTSTTSAAAASPENLHS encoded by the exons ATGGAGACGAGTGCCGAGTCTGGCAGCATGTCGCCGGCGCGCGTGAAGCTGGAGCCCGAGACGGACCAGTCGGAAATGA GCATTGTTAAAGAAGAAGCTGTATTCCTGGATGAAGAGGAGCGTGTGAAGGAGGAGTGGTCGGACAGCACGGCCGGGCGCGGCGTGAGCGAGGCAGCCATGCTGGCCGACTTGTACATCGAGCACGAGGTGAAGGACGAGCTCGTGCTGGGGCCGGAGCGCCCGCACCGCCCCGTAGTCGCCCCGGCCGCGCTATATAATCGTGTCGCAGCGTCCGCTCTCGTCTCCCCTGCTGCGGTGTCGGGTGTGCGCCGCTCGTGCTCGGTCAGGCTGGAGCGCCTGCTGGTGGACGCGGCGCGGCGCACCTGCCGGGTCGCGCGCCGCACGTACAAGCTGCGCGCCGCCGAGCCCGCGCACACACCCAGCGCCATCGCCACCGAATATCAGTGCCACCATTGCGGCAAGCGGTTCAGGAACAA TTTAGACGCTTTGTGTGTGCGGGGCTTGAGTGGCGGCATCAGAAGCGCATGCAGAGGCGCCTCCACCAGCACGAcgagcgccgccgccgcgtCGCCGGAGAACCTCCACAGCTAA
- the LOC125239065 gene encoding uncharacterized protein LOC125239065 — protein MNTFYCKKLQRKWTWASPDGETKNEIDLICADKKRVVTDVTVLKKLKMSDHRLVRSTICINTKLERRKLVSKPLANLQIPTGVHEEFERKLSLTLARSDVDYFEKSLDYKYSTFISSVTSSAKEIFGRLAKDKDKLSSDTHLLLKQRERISSKEYNSQEHRKLNRQISKAVRRDIRRRNTERIQRLIEKHRGPKVFQRATACGTSQLIKLEDEGGHVVTDTPGLLNVVAKFYGELYESQNTQNLQHGAECSRATLTKHFTEDIPDISTYEVKQAMRQLKQYKAPGEDGITTELLKAGGRPILKELRWIFNEALFTGEIPEKWQNSMGTLFHKKGAKTSLKNYRPIALLSQVYKVFSRIITSRISRRLDEYQPKEQAGFRSGYSTVDHIFTVRQVIQKSLEYKLPLHLAFVDYEKAFDTVEHWVHPAVEEPLPLSYNDSTNSSLQNINTTSKRGAPR, from the exons ATGAATACTTTCTATTGCAAGAAATTGCAAAGAAAGTGGACATGGGCGAGTCCAGACGGCGAAACAAAGAATGAAATTGACCTTATATGTGCAGATAAGAAACGCGTAGTTACAGACGTGACAGTCCTCAAAAAACTTAAAATGAGTGACCATCGCCTAGTGCGTAGTACGATTTGCATCAACACCAAGCTAGAAAGGAGAAAACTGGTATCTAAACCATTGGCTAACCTACAAATCCCTACAGGAGTCCATGAAGAGTTTGAGAGAAAGCTCAGCTTAACTCTCGCACGTTCAGATGTTGACTACTTCGAAAAGAGCCTAGACTATAAGTACAGTACATTTATTTCAAGTGTTACTAGTAGCGCCAAGGAGATATTTGGTCGGTTGGCTAAAGATAAGGACAAACTCTCATCTGATACGCATTTGCTTCTGAAACAGCGTGAACGTATATCTTCGAAGGAGTACAACTCCCAGGAGCACCGGAAGCTAAACAGGCAAATATCCAAGGCAGTAAGAAGGGATATTAGGAGAAGAAACACAGAAAGAATCCAACGCTTGATAGAAAAGCATCGGGGCCCAAAGGTATTTCAAAGAGCTACGGCTTGTGGTACTAGCCAGCTTATCAAACTGGAAGACGAAGGCGGCCATGTAGTAACGGACACTCCAGGGCTATTAAATGTGGTAGCCAAATTCTATGGGGAACTATATGAGTCACAAAATACACAGAACTTACAGCATGGTGCAGAGTGTTCACGTGCAACTCTGACAAAACATTTCACCGAAGACATTCCAGATATCAGCACCTATGAAGTGAAGCAGGCTATGAGACAACTTAAGCAATACAAAGCTCCGGGAGAAGATGGCATTACCACGGAACTGCTTAAAGCAGGTGGACGCCCGATACTAAAAGAACTGCGATGGATCTTTAACGAAGCCCTGTTCACCGGTGAAATACCAGAAAAGTGGCAGAACAGCATGGGCACATTATTTCACAAGAAAGGCGCCAAGACCAGTCTTAAAAATTACCGCCCTATTGCCCTCCTAAGCCAAGTGTACAAAGTATTCTCAAGAATTATCACATCGAGAATATCGCGAAGATTAGACGAATACCAGCCTAAGGAACAAGCAGGTTTCAGGAGCGGCTATAGTACAGTAGATCATATCTTCACCGTGAGGCAAGTGATACAAAAATCACTTGAGTACAAACTACCACTACACCTTGCCTTCGTGGATTATGAGAAGGCGTTCGATACGGTGGAACATTGG GTACATCCAGCTGTTGAAGAACCTTTACCACTCAGCTACAATGACAGTACAAATTCAAGCCTCCAAAACATCAATACCACTTCGAAGAGGGGTGCGCCAAGGTGA